One Bradyrhizobium sp. ISRA464 genomic window carries:
- a CDS encoding IclR family transcriptional regulator: protein MTASSSAEVQANPSFATTLAHGLDVLAAFRNHPGSLSNAELALHTGLSRPTVSRLTYTLEQLGYLRRDAKGRFVLGLGVLAAAYPVLSSLKVRQLARPLMRDFAAYAGGTVSIAMPFGLDFIYVETLRTTDAAPHVPDVGFVSSLAPTAVGRALLSLFTRDELDTYVARVKAERPDDLDYVRKRTLPDIELCRERGFAVSIGEWRREIFGVAAPLYRTPTGECLSVNCGVPSFRFSPEQIERECGPRILGLARSIRALVVEG, encoded by the coding sequence ATGACAGCCTCCTCCTCGGCCGAAGTTCAAGCGAATCCCTCCTTTGCGACCACCCTGGCGCATGGGCTCGATGTGCTGGCGGCCTTCCGCAATCACCCCGGCTCGCTGTCGAATGCCGAGCTCGCGCTGCATACCGGCCTGTCGCGGCCGACGGTGTCGCGGCTGACCTATACGCTCGAGCAGCTCGGCTATCTCAGGCGCGACGCCAAGGGCCGCTTCGTGCTCGGGCTCGGCGTGCTCGCCGCCGCCTACCCCGTCCTGTCGTCGCTGAAGGTCCGCCAGCTCGCGCGCCCGCTGATGCGCGACTTCGCGGCCTATGCCGGCGGCACCGTGTCGATCGCGATGCCGTTCGGGCTCGACTTCATCTATGTCGAGACACTGCGCACGACGGATGCCGCGCCGCACGTGCCTGACGTCGGCTTCGTCTCTTCGCTGGCGCCGACCGCGGTCGGACGCGCGCTGCTGTCGCTGTTCACCAGGGACGAGCTCGACACCTATGTGGCGCGCGTGAAGGCCGAGCGGCCCGACGACCTCGACTACGTCCGGAAGCGGACCTTGCCCGACATCGAATTGTGCAGGGAGCGCGGCTTCGCCGTCTCGATCGGCGAATGGCGGCGCGAAATCTTCGGCGTCGCGGCACCGCTCTATCGCACGCCGACCGGCGAATGCCTGTCGGTCAATTGCGGCGTTCCCTCATTCCGCTTCAGCCCGGAGCAGATCGAGCGCGAATGCGGCCCGCGCATCCTCGGGCTCGCCCGTAGCATCCGCGCGCTGGTCGTGGAAGGCTAG
- a CDS encoding NAD(P)/FAD-dependent oxidoreductase: MTTTDQVRDAKPAAIDKERLRQKYVEERNKRLRPDGNDQYLQIKGQLAHYLDDPYTPVAERAPKTDHVTFAFIGGGFAGLATAARLTEAGVKDVRIVEKGGDFGGTWYWNRYPGAQCDTASMVYMPLLEETGHMPSEKYAHAPEILAHCQRIGRHFGLYDNALFHTEVTSLDWDEAQSRWLIRTNRGDAFTAQYVGIGTGPLHVPKLPGIPGIENFKGHSFHTSRWDYDYTGGDPNGAPMRKLANKRVGIIGTGATSVQCVPHLARACKELYVFQRTPSSVDVRGNAPIDPEWFAGIATPGWQQRWLENFTANQAGGSAEEDLVQDGWTDLSKRIRAKIVLLPREQRTVENMRAAFEDSDFEKMEEIRNRVDAIVRDRETAKNLKAWYGQLCKRPCFHDAYLQAFNTPGTHLVDTDGKGVELITERGVVVAGKEYELDCIIYASGFEVGTEYKRRAGFDLTGRDGVKLSDYWGQGMRTKHGIHVHGFPNVFFVQPTQGANLISNVPHNLTEAARTIALMVSHARDNGFKAIEVSREAEDRWVELLLTGVGRMIGGPDCTPGYYNNEGREPGPAARLNVGHPAGASAYFKYIDEWRRSGRFEGVQFR, encoded by the coding sequence ATGACGACGACCGACCAGGTCCGGGACGCAAAACCCGCCGCGATCGACAAGGAGCGGCTTCGGCAAAAGTATGTGGAGGAGCGCAACAAGCGGCTGCGTCCGGACGGCAACGACCAATATCTGCAAATCAAGGGACAGCTCGCGCATTACCTCGATGATCCCTACACGCCGGTCGCGGAGCGCGCGCCGAAGACCGATCACGTCACCTTCGCCTTCATCGGCGGCGGCTTCGCCGGGCTCGCCACCGCGGCGCGGCTCACCGAAGCCGGCGTCAAGGACGTCCGCATCGTCGAGAAGGGCGGCGATTTCGGCGGCACCTGGTACTGGAACCGCTATCCCGGCGCGCAGTGCGACACGGCGTCGATGGTCTACATGCCGCTGCTGGAAGAGACCGGCCACATGCCGTCAGAGAAATACGCGCATGCGCCTGAGATCCTCGCGCACTGCCAGCGGATCGGCCGGCATTTCGGCCTCTACGACAACGCGCTGTTTCATACCGAGGTGACGAGCCTCGATTGGGATGAGGCGCAGTCGCGCTGGCTCATCCGCACCAACCGGGGCGACGCCTTCACCGCGCAGTATGTCGGCATCGGTACCGGCCCGCTGCATGTGCCGAAACTGCCCGGCATTCCCGGCATCGAGAACTTCAAGGGGCATTCGTTCCACACCAGCCGCTGGGACTACGACTACACCGGCGGCGATCCCAATGGCGCGCCGATGCGGAAGCTCGCCAACAAGCGCGTCGGCATCATCGGGACCGGCGCGACCTCGGTGCAGTGCGTGCCGCATCTCGCACGCGCCTGCAAGGAGCTCTACGTGTTCCAGCGCACGCCGTCATCGGTCGATGTGCGCGGCAATGCGCCGATCGACCCTGAATGGTTCGCAGGCATCGCGACGCCCGGCTGGCAGCAGCGCTGGCTCGAGAACTTCACCGCCAACCAGGCCGGCGGCTCGGCGGAAGAGGATCTGGTGCAGGACGGCTGGACCGATCTGTCGAAGCGGATCCGCGCCAAGATCGTGCTGCTGCCGCGTGAGCAAAGGACCGTGGAGAACATGCGGGCCGCGTTCGAGGACTCCGACTTCGAGAAGATGGAGGAGATCCGCAACCGGGTCGACGCCATCGTCCGCGATCGCGAGACCGCCAAAAACCTCAAGGCCTGGTACGGCCAGCTCTGCAAGCGGCCGTGCTTCCACGACGCCTATCTTCAGGCCTTCAACACGCCGGGCACGCATCTGGTCGATACCGACGGCAAGGGTGTTGAGCTAATTACCGAGCGCGGGGTCGTCGTCGCCGGCAAGGAATATGAGCTCGACTGCATCATCTACGCCTCCGGCTTCGAGGTCGGCACCGAGTACAAGCGCCGCGCCGGCTTCGACCTGACCGGCCGCGACGGCGTCAAGCTGTCGGACTATTGGGGGCAGGGCATGCGCACCAAGCACGGCATCCACGTCCACGGCTTCCCCAATGTGTTCTTCGTGCAGCCGACGCAGGGCGCCAATCTCATTTCCAACGTGCCGCACAATCTGACGGAGGCCGCGCGGACCATCGCCCTGATGGTCAGCCACGCGCGGGACAACGGCTTCAAGGCCATCGAGGTCAGCAGGGAAGCCGAGGATCGCTGGGTCGAACTGCTGCTCACCGGAGTCGGCCGGATGATCGGCGGGCCCGATTGCACGCCCGGCTATTACAACAATGAGGGTCGCGAGCCGGGGCCGGCCGCCCGCCTCAATGTCGGCCATCCCGCCGGCGCCTCGGCCTACTTCAAATATATCGACGAATGGCGCCGCAGCGGCCGGTTCGAAGGTGTGCAGTTCCGTTGA